TCAAGTGCGGGGATGATTCTGACATCAACGATATGTCACAAACATTTTCGTGAGGGcgtgtttttaataaataaaattaaagataATCGCAACAAAATTATGaatctgtatttattattataattattataataatattctgTCCTCGTGTCTGTGTTGAGTTGATGGGATAATAGCCTGGAAAATACTAAACTCCACATGGTAAAGATCTTCTTGTtaacagttttatttaaataataataatcttaatTTTATGTTAAACGTTGTCTCTGCAGCATCCAGGCCTCCCAGAATGGACTCCGTATCTACCGGACGAGACTCCAGCTCCTCGCCGACCTCAAAGCAAGAACTTTCCTACCGCAAGAACCTGAAGCCCAATCAGGTCGGGCACACGGTGCTGTACGGAATACCGATCGTGTCTTTGGTGATCGATGGCCATGAGAGACTTTGCCTTGCACAGATCTCTAACACCCTTTTGAAGACTTACAGTTATAACGAGATACACAACCGGCGCGTAGCGCTGGGGATCACCTGCGTGCAGTGCACGCCTGTCCAGCTGGAGATCCTGCGGAGAGCCGGAGCGATGCCGATCTCCTCCAGGCGCTGCGGGATGATCACCAAACGCGAGGCCGAGAGACTTTGTAAGTCTTTTCTGGGAGCTCATTCACCCCCAAAACTTCCAGAAAATTTCGCATTTGATGTGTCCCACGAATGCTCCTGGGGGAGTCGAGGGAGCTTCATCCCGGCCAGATACAACAGCTCCAGGGCCAAATGCATCAAGTGCTCCTACTGCAACATGTACTTTTCGCCCAATAAATTCATTTTCCATTCTCACCGCACGCCGGAGTCCAAGTACACGCAGCCAGACGCGGCTAATTTCAACTCTTGGAGGCGGCATCTCAAATTAACAGACAAAGCGGGCCAGACAGACATATTACACGCGTGGGAAGACGTGAAGGCCATGTTCAATGGTGGCAGTCGTAAGAGGACGTTGCCATTCAACGAATCGGGGCCCAGGTCTCCGCTCAAAGCGCAGGGACCGAACCGACCTCGTGATTCACCGGAGACGCCTGCCAAAATCCTGAGTTGCGAGGACAACCGGGGCGGCATGGCGAGCCCTCATGCGCGCAGCTACCCGGTCATCCCCGTGCCCAGTAAAGGCTTCGGAATGCTGCAAAAAATCCCGCCGCCGCTCTTCCCGCATCCGTACGGGTTCCCGGCGTTCGGTCTGTGCCAGAAGAAAGACGACAGCCTGATGGGGGAGCAAAGTAAAGCCGGCCTCCCGGGCGTGCTGTGGCCTGGCACCAAGGACAGCGCCTACCACTCCTTCCCCATGTTCTGGCCCGCGGCGGGCGCGCTGCCCATGCCTCCCTACCCCCCGCAGGCGCAGCACAAACCCCTGCCGGAGCTGCTGTGCGCGCCGAGGCCGGCGGACATGGACGTGTCTGAGCACAGCTCAGACCGCAGCGCCAACACGTCAAAAGACAGCATGGTGGAAAACGATCGGTGTTCCAGCACTCAGTCCGCGCGTAACGAAGACGACAAATCCGGGGACGAGGCGAGGCCGCTGGAGGGGATTATTACGCCACGGAAAATCAGCTACGTGTCCGCCTTCAGGCCCGTCATTAAAGACGCGGACTGCATCGCCAAGCTGTACGGCAACAGAGGCGCGTACAGCGGCGGTCGCACCGGTTATTTATCTCCGGATTTTTTAAGCGAGAGTTCCAGTTACCGATCTATGTCGCCCGGTGTGGACAGTGAGGGCGAGCCGGATGTGGACGTGGGGACGAATAAAacaccagaggaggaggaggaggaggaggaggactcccgGCCTCTGTCCTCGGTGTGTCCTCGGACTCCCCCCGACGTGTCTCACAGTGTCTCTCCAAACGAATCAGACTCCAGGGCCATGCGGGAGAACCGCGGGATCGATTCCCAGAAAACGAGCGCGCACGTGGCGCAGTCCTCCGACCGAGAACTGCAGAATAAGCAGATATCTGAGAAGCACATAGCCGCGTCTTTGTCTGAAGTGAGTGATTTGTAACTGAGTAAAAAGCCTCATGGTCATAAATGAAGGTGTAATATTTCCGTTTCTTTCTGTggaatgtgtgtatttttcaaACAGATATATTTACGAGTtcttgtggtggtggtgggtgtgggggggggggggggggggggttgtatttaatgttaaaactgtAAGCGCTGCAACAAAAGCATGTCAcgtcacaggaaaaaaaaaaaaagcaacgacCTTTCACtcctttaataaaaatatacagaCTTCAACTAAGAGTATATTTTCAGttattaattttaattaattataattacTTTACAGGAActcttgtgattttttttaagagCTCAAAGAATTGGTGATTCTTTCTCCTTTAGGTTTGCGCACCGGATAGAGGAGCGCTGCGACAAAGGAGCAGCCCGTCTCATTTTAGAGCTGCAAGTTACCAAACTGGAGAGCTCACATCAAACGGTtagactctctctctcgctctctctctctctctgcttctgttcAAACATCTATCAGCTGTAGAAAAAGGATaagaagagacaaaaacaaagaaacaatcacgtcgatttattttctcttaagATGAGAGTCCGAGAAAAGAAGAGCCGTCTTCCACAGTGGAGGAGATCGAAACGAAATCTTTTAATGAACAAAGCAGCGAGGAGCTTCGGCGAGATCCAGAAGAGGGTAAGTTTCGTCGAGGTCAGCCGATGTGCCGTAAAATTCTGCTTTAAGAAACGGGCGTCTCGCCCCGGTGAGGAAcgtaatttattttctgtgtattCAGCCGAGGACGCGTCATCCAGAAATCTGCTCGCACAAAGAGCCATACAAAGTCTGGCAAAAGGTAAGAGCgtgaaaaagaaacattattattatcattattattattattattagtagtagtagtagtagtataatattaaataacattttagttAATTTCTTACTGAATTTCAACGAAATGAGACAATCaattagtttgtttttgtatttttgtcaaATTGATTTCGTATTTGTCCccaaattttatttttgtaatattttttactacTTGTTTAGTTCAGGAAGACCTGCTCTAAACTGTCTGTTGTGATTTCAGAGCCAGAGACTTTCCTCCTCAGACATCCcttattttctgtctgtgttttagCGGAACTGCAGAAGCAGCTGGAAGAGCAAGTCGAGCTGAGGAAAAAACTGGAAAGAGAATTTCAAAACATGAAAGGTAAGACAGAGACTTCAACGGAGCTTATGCCACTAATCTGGATTTAGATCACAGACTGGAGTCTTGTCGAGTCAGGccagaaacacaaatgcatgaaCAAATCCACCTCAGCAGCGACCTGCATGTCCTCTCTGCAAAGCAAAAGCTGCAGGGCGCCGTTCTTCTGACAATAACCAGGTTATCTCCCCTGGGGTTTTCAACAGCTCTTTTAACCTGAAGTGAAAGAATTATGAGTTTAACCTTTCATCCAGAAATATCCACATATTGTCAATTCATGTTTAATATTCCTCTCTATGCATTGAAGAAGTTTTTTGTGACTTTTAGTGCTTAATTTAATGTACAGCAGTAGCAAAAATGACtcccatgtaaaaaaaaactgccgCTGAAACCCATGCATAATTCATCATGAAGTTGTTTGAATTGGAGGAAATGAGGGACTCTCCAGTAAACTCAATCATCTTCTTAAATATCTTAAATATCTGATCTTAAatactgaaagaaagaaaaagtctcACCTGCTCAACTGTTGCCCTGCTCCTGTTATTGCTTGGACATTTTATCCCAAAATGGAGAATAGTTTGACTTTATTGTTTAACAGTTTTTCAAGCTGTATTCATTataaaaacaccaacaaaatattcaaaacatttcaaaatttgTATTTGACTGTAAAAAGCAAGAGCCTCGTGGAGAACAATTCCTCTTTTAAAACGCTCATAACACGTAACacataaataacaaaaaccTTATGGAATTTCACTGTGCTATTTCTACACATTGACAGGTTTAACTTTAAACTTTAGAAATTAAGTTCCTTTTGCTCCATTCAGAATTTCTTCAACccataatattatttaagttttAAAGTTTAGACCATTTACAGTGAATTACTTTCAGAATGGTGTAGCCTGCATGGATTAAACAGCGTCCTGCATGTTTATTAATCCTTATTGGACGATCAGCTCAATGCCTCTGGCCTCTAAACTAATTTATAAAGTGGACTTCCTCCATTCTAAACTCACTTCATTCTTCATGGGTTTGTTTTATATTGATTTCAACGtttgtaacaaaaaaaaagaacaacaaaatgTCATTTGGGGGACAATTGGTGCGTTTTTAAGGGTAAAACTGGctaaatgcttttattgatagtgttttttgtttgatttgatcACATCTCTGAGCCAAATCTTTGTCTGCCGTTTGTTCCTCAGATAATTTTCAGTGTCAGATGAAAAGGGAGCTGTCCTACAGGGAGGAGATGGTTCAGCAGCTTCACATCGTCAGAGGTGAGACCAATAAAGCAGAGGGAGCGGATTCAGCAGCGCCGCGACGCGTCTCCTCCACGTTCCACCGCGGGGTTGCGCGTTTGCTGCCGCGTGTCCGACGTGATTGATGTTGACATCCAGACGATCGTGCAGCATTAGTGGGAAAAGCTCTCAGAAATGTGGCCTGTTTCCTGAGCATTCATTGTTTAAAGGCAGGTTTGTGGCTGTCACAGTGTTTAAAccgcaaaataataaatatagttCCATCATTTAGTTTATTTCTGCGCACATGAGATCAGATAAAATTGGTTtggcagaaaaaataaaaaataaaaacaagagttGTCGGTTTGATATGCAGATTATGTATTATTCAGAGTTTGATCTACATGCACGATTATCATGGCCCAAAGTTCAAACGTCTCCAGTGCAGACTAAACCTTCATCTTCTAAAATTGTTTAGCAGAAGTTTGGATGAAATTACCTTATTGTTGCATAATTTATGCTTTTAACTGTACAGTATAtgatatatatctatatatatttttaccaaTTGCTTATTTAATATCAGGTGCGTGTGCATTATTGAT
The sequence above is drawn from the Brachionichthys hirsutus isolate HB-005 chromosome 5, CSIRO-AGI_Bhir_v1, whole genome shotgun sequence genome and encodes:
- the skor1b gene encoding SKI family transcriptional corepressor 1 homolog-B is translated as MDSVSTGRDSSSSPTSKQELSYRKNLKPNQVGHTVLYGIPIVSLVIDGHERLCLAQISNTLLKTYSYNEIHNRRVALGITCVQCTPVQLEILRRAGAMPISSRRCGMITKREAERLCKSFLGAHSPPKLPENFAFDVSHECSWGSRGSFIPARYNSSRAKCIKCSYCNMYFSPNKFIFHSHRTPESKYTQPDAANFNSWRRHLKLTDKAGQTDILHAWEDVKAMFNGGSRKRTLPFNESGPRSPLKAQGPNRPRDSPETPAKILSCEDNRGGMASPHARSYPVIPVPSKGFGMLQKIPPPLFPHPYGFPAFGLCQKKDDSLMGEQSKAGLPGVLWPGTKDSAYHSFPMFWPAAGALPMPPYPPQAQHKPLPELLCAPRPADMDVSEHSSDRSANTSKDSMVENDRCSSTQSARNEDDKSGDEARPLEGIITPRKISYVSAFRPVIKDADCIAKLYGNRGAYSGGRTGYLSPDFLSESSSYRSMSPGVDSEGEPDVDVGTNKTPEEEEEEEEDSRPLSSVCPRTPPDVSHSVSPNESDSRAMRENRGIDSQKTSAHVAQSSDRELQNKQISEKHIAASLSEVCAPDRGALRQRSSPSHFRAASYQTGELTSNDESPRKEEPSSTVEEIETKSFNEQSSEELRRDPEEAEDASSRNLLAQRAIQSLAKAELQKQLEEQVELRKKLEREFQNMKDNFQCQMKRELSYREEMVQQLHIVREAHDALHHFSCKMLTPRHCSGSCSFKSPLLPP